The Deinococcus multiflagellatus DNA segment ATCAGGAAGGTCTTGTCGGTGTCGCGCTCGGGGGTGGGGATGTAGCTGTCCACCGCGTCGAGCAGTTCCCAGATCTTGTCCACCCACTGGTTTTCGCCGCGGGCGGTCTTGGGGTTGCCCTGCAGGGCCTCGAGGGCCTGCAGCGCGCTGCCCTTGATCACGGGCAGGTCGTCACCGGGGAACTCGTACTTGCTGAGCAGCTCGCGCACTTCCATTTCCACGAGCTCGAGCAGTTCTTCGTCGTCGACCATGTCGACCTTGTTCATGAACACGACGATGTAGGGCACGCCCACCTGACGGGCCAGCAGGATGTGCTCGCGGGTCTGGGGCATGGGGCCGTCGGCGCTGGAGACCACCAGGATGGCGCCGTCCATCTGGGCGGCCCCGGTGATCATGTTCTTGACGTAGTCGGCGTGGCCGGGGCAGTCCACGTGGCTGTAGTGGCGCGTGGGGGTGTTGTACTCGACGTGCGCGGTGTTGATGGTGATGCCACGGGCCTTTTCTTCGGGGGCCTTGTCGATCTGGTCGTAGGCCAGCTTCTCGACGGTGGGGTCCATCGCGGCGGCTGTGAAGGTGATCGCGGCCGTCAGCGTGGTCTTGCCGTGGTCCACGTGCCCAATCGTGCCGACGTTTACGTGCGGCTTCGTCCGTTCAAACGTTCCTTTTGCCATGT contains these protein-coding regions:
- the tuf gene encoding elongation factor Tu, translating into MAKGTFERTKPHVNVGTIGHVDHGKTTLTAAITFTAAAMDPTVEKLAYDQIDKAPEEKARGITINTAHVEYNTPTRHYSHVDCPGHADYVKNMITGAAQMDGAILVVSSADGPMPQTREHILLARQVGVPYIVVFMNKVDMVDDEELLELVEMEVRELLSKYEFPGDDLPVIKGSALQALEALQGNPKTARGENQWVDKIWELLDAVDSYIPTPERDTDKTFLMPVEDVFTITGRGTVATGRVERGTVKVQDEVEIIGLRDTKKTTVTGIEMHRKLLDSGMAGDNVGVLLRGVARDDVERGQVLAKPGSIKPHTKFEASVYVLSKDEGGRHSAFFGGYRPQFYFRTTDVTGVVELPEGVEMVMPGDNITFVVELIKPIAMEEGLRFAIREGGRTVGAGVVAKVLE